The Apium graveolens cultivar Ventura chromosome 6, ASM990537v1, whole genome shotgun sequence genome contains a region encoding:
- the LOC141666961 gene encoding F-box/LRR-repeat protein 10 isoform X1: MSSEPPGSDPSPPSIETLDLLPGALLGTIFTKLDIPSICSVASTSKSFRSSASTILSFLPHFLLLDVAPSIGLLRPLLPPNNPHLETLQLDCTRLDDSSLDCLLRPSLRHVSLHNCADFSGALLSQLGIRCKLLRSLYLSSVADKRWRSMCVSDLEQLLTGCTQLETLSLMFDVSIFLRPNFARVWPLASAKITCLEIGYISSAMVTELLSPILGPQHSPSRMQFSILPNIQKLWLAVDYITDTMIGTISKSLISLTHLDLRDAPIIEPSVTIDLTDSGLLLINPHGKLKHLSLIRSQEFVATDFKRVNDLGILLMADRCASMESICLGGFCRVTDTGFKTILHSCSSLYKFKVTYGSQLTDLVFHDIDATSLALTHVSLRWCNLLTNLSFIRLASNRNLSVLDLRDCRNLGDSSLQAIGTLSKLKTLLLDGSDISCVGLSYLKENVMSSIVSLSVRGCKRLTDKCISILFDEYSSRELRELDLSNLPNLSDAIVLLLAKSRVQLVELRMRQCPLIGDTSVMALASMQADDDSCRGSSLQLLDLFNCGGITPISFRWLKKPYFPRLRWLGVTGIVNRDLVDALARSRPFLHVCFCGEELGTNQWDNSDDMYMHDYEEVDELEQWLLDGDNENADEDMEDAEDNVEN, encoded by the exons ATGTCGTCGGAGCCACCAGGATCCGACCCGTCACCGCCGTCGATCGAAACCCTAGATCTCCTCCCGGGCGCTTTACTCGGCACAATCTTCACCAAATTAGACATCCCCTCCATCTGCTCCGTCGCTTCCACCTCCAAATCATTCCGTTCCTCCGCTTCCACCATCCTCTctttcctcccccatttcctcCTCCTC GATGTAGCACCCTCAATTGGATTGTTGAGGCCGTTATTGCCCCCCAATAATCCTCATCTCGAGACTCTTCAACTCGATTGCACTCGTCTCGATGACTCCTCTCTCGATTGCCTCCTTCGTCCCTCTCTTCGACACGTCTCGCTCCACAATTGCGCTGATTTTAGCGGCGCTCTCCTCTCGCAGCTTGGCATTCGTTGCAAACTCCTCAG GTCTCTTTACTTGAGTTCTGTGGCTGATAAAAGATGGCGATCAATGTGTGTTTCTGATCTAGAGCAATTACTCACTGGTTGTACACAATTGGAA ACTTTGAGCTTGATGTTTGATGTTTCAATATTTCTTCGTCCCAATTTTGCTCGTGTCTGGCCTTTGGCTTCTGCTAAAATTACTTGCCTTGAGATTGGTTATATTTCATCGGCAATGGTTACTGAACTGCTTAGCCCAATTTTAGGGCCCCAGCACTCACCAAGTCGCATGCAGTTCTCCATTTTGCCGAATATTCAGAAGTTATGGCTTGCAGTAGACTATATTACTGACACTATGATTGGTACAATATCTAAAAGCCTCATCTCATTGACCCATCTGGACCTTAGAGATGCGCCAATAATAGAACCATCTGTTACTATAGACCTAACTGATTCTGGTTTACTGTTGATAAATCCACATGGAAAACTTAAACACCTTTCTTTGATCAGAAGCCAGGAGTTCGTTGCTACAGACTTTAAGCGTGTTAATGATCTCGGGATTCTTCTCATGGCTGATAGATGCGCAAGTATGGAAAGTATATGTCTTGGTGGATTTTGTCGAGTCACAGATACAGGTTTTAAAACAATCTTGCATTCTTGTTCTAGCTTATACAAGTTCAAGGTGACTTATGGGAGCCAATTAACTGATCTGGTATTTCATGATATTGATGCCACTTCTCTGGCTCTGACTCATGTTAGCTTAAGATGGTGCAATCTTTTGACAAACCTTTCATTTATTCGATTGGCATCAAACAGAAATCTTAGTGTTTTGGACTTGCGAGACTGTAGGAATCTTGGGGATTCGTCTCTTCAAGCGATTGGTACACTTTCTAAATTGAAGACATTGCTTTTGGATGGTTCTGATATAAGTTGTGTGGGACTTTCATACTTGAAAGAGAATGTCATGAGTTCGATTGTTTCGTTGTCTGTTAGAGGATGCAAGAGGCTTACAGACAAATGCATCTCAATTCTCTTTGATGAATATTCTAGTAGAGAATTAAGAGAACTGGACTTGTCTAATCTTCCCAACCTTTCTGATGCAATTGTACTGCTACTTGCAAAAAGTCGAGTTCAGTTAGTAGAACTTCGAATGAGACAGTGTCCCCTCATAGGTGATACTTCTGTTATGGCATTAGCATCGATGCAGGCTGATGATGACAGCTGTCGTGGAAGTAGTTTGCAACTGCTTGACCTGTTTAATTGCGGAGGTATCACCCCAATTTCATTCCGGTGGTTAAAGAAACCTTATTTTCCTAGATTGAGATGGTTAGGTGTGACGGGGATTGTGAACAGGGATCTTGTGGATGCTTTAGCTCGAAGTAGACCATTTCTGCATGTTTGCTTTTGCGGTGAAGAGCTGGGGACAAACCAGTGGGACAACTCAGATGATATGTACATGCATGATTATGAGGAAGTTGATGAACTCGAACAATGGCTACTTGACGGTGACAACGAGAATGCTGATGAAGACATGGAAGATGCTGAAGATAATGTTGAGAATTGA
- the LOC141666961 gene encoding F-box/LRR-repeat protein 10 isoform X2: MCVSDLEQLLTGCTQLETLSLMFDVSIFLRPNFARVWPLASAKITCLEIGYISSAMVTELLSPILGPQHSPSRMQFSILPNIQKLWLAVDYITDTMIGTISKSLISLTHLDLRDAPIIEPSVTIDLTDSGLLLINPHGKLKHLSLIRSQEFVATDFKRVNDLGILLMADRCASMESICLGGFCRVTDTGFKTILHSCSSLYKFKVTYGSQLTDLVFHDIDATSLALTHVSLRWCNLLTNLSFIRLASNRNLSVLDLRDCRNLGDSSLQAIGTLSKLKTLLLDGSDISCVGLSYLKENVMSSIVSLSVRGCKRLTDKCISILFDEYSSRELRELDLSNLPNLSDAIVLLLAKSRVQLVELRMRQCPLIGDTSVMALASMQADDDSCRGSSLQLLDLFNCGGITPISFRWLKKPYFPRLRWLGVTGIVNRDLVDALARSRPFLHVCFCGEELGTNQWDNSDDMYMHDYEEVDELEQWLLDGDNENADEDMEDAEDNVEN; encoded by the exons ATGTGTGTTTCTGATCTAGAGCAATTACTCACTGGTTGTACACAATTGGAA ACTTTGAGCTTGATGTTTGATGTTTCAATATTTCTTCGTCCCAATTTTGCTCGTGTCTGGCCTTTGGCTTCTGCTAAAATTACTTGCCTTGAGATTGGTTATATTTCATCGGCAATGGTTACTGAACTGCTTAGCCCAATTTTAGGGCCCCAGCACTCACCAAGTCGCATGCAGTTCTCCATTTTGCCGAATATTCAGAAGTTATGGCTTGCAGTAGACTATATTACTGACACTATGATTGGTACAATATCTAAAAGCCTCATCTCATTGACCCATCTGGACCTTAGAGATGCGCCAATAATAGAACCATCTGTTACTATAGACCTAACTGATTCTGGTTTACTGTTGATAAATCCACATGGAAAACTTAAACACCTTTCTTTGATCAGAAGCCAGGAGTTCGTTGCTACAGACTTTAAGCGTGTTAATGATCTCGGGATTCTTCTCATGGCTGATAGATGCGCAAGTATGGAAAGTATATGTCTTGGTGGATTTTGTCGAGTCACAGATACAGGTTTTAAAACAATCTTGCATTCTTGTTCTAGCTTATACAAGTTCAAGGTGACTTATGGGAGCCAATTAACTGATCTGGTATTTCATGATATTGATGCCACTTCTCTGGCTCTGACTCATGTTAGCTTAAGATGGTGCAATCTTTTGACAAACCTTTCATTTATTCGATTGGCATCAAACAGAAATCTTAGTGTTTTGGACTTGCGAGACTGTAGGAATCTTGGGGATTCGTCTCTTCAAGCGATTGGTACACTTTCTAAATTGAAGACATTGCTTTTGGATGGTTCTGATATAAGTTGTGTGGGACTTTCATACTTGAAAGAGAATGTCATGAGTTCGATTGTTTCGTTGTCTGTTAGAGGATGCAAGAGGCTTACAGACAAATGCATCTCAATTCTCTTTGATGAATATTCTAGTAGAGAATTAAGAGAACTGGACTTGTCTAATCTTCCCAACCTTTCTGATGCAATTGTACTGCTACTTGCAAAAAGTCGAGTTCAGTTAGTAGAACTTCGAATGAGACAGTGTCCCCTCATAGGTGATACTTCTGTTATGGCATTAGCATCGATGCAGGCTGATGATGACAGCTGTCGTGGAAGTAGTTTGCAACTGCTTGACCTGTTTAATTGCGGAGGTATCACCCCAATTTCATTCCGGTGGTTAAAGAAACCTTATTTTCCTAGATTGAGATGGTTAGGTGTGACGGGGATTGTGAACAGGGATCTTGTGGATGCTTTAGCTCGAAGTAGACCATTTCTGCATGTTTGCTTTTGCGGTGAAGAGCTGGGGACAAACCAGTGGGACAACTCAGATGATATGTACATGCATGATTATGAGGAAGTTGATGAACTCGAACAATGGCTACTTGACGGTGACAACGAGAATGCTGATGAAGACATGGAAGATGCTGAAGATAATGTTGAGAATTGA
- the LOC141666961 gene encoding F-box/LRR-repeat protein 10 isoform X3: protein MFDVSIFLRPNFARVWPLASAKITCLEIGYISSAMVTELLSPILGPQHSPSRMQFSILPNIQKLWLAVDYITDTMIGTISKSLISLTHLDLRDAPIIEPSVTIDLTDSGLLLINPHGKLKHLSLIRSQEFVATDFKRVNDLGILLMADRCASMESICLGGFCRVTDTGFKTILHSCSSLYKFKVTYGSQLTDLVFHDIDATSLALTHVSLRWCNLLTNLSFIRLASNRNLSVLDLRDCRNLGDSSLQAIGTLSKLKTLLLDGSDISCVGLSYLKENVMSSIVSLSVRGCKRLTDKCISILFDEYSSRELRELDLSNLPNLSDAIVLLLAKSRVQLVELRMRQCPLIGDTSVMALASMQADDDSCRGSSLQLLDLFNCGGITPISFRWLKKPYFPRLRWLGVTGIVNRDLVDALARSRPFLHVCFCGEELGTNQWDNSDDMYMHDYEEVDELEQWLLDGDNENADEDMEDAEDNVEN, encoded by the coding sequence ATGTTTGATGTTTCAATATTTCTTCGTCCCAATTTTGCTCGTGTCTGGCCTTTGGCTTCTGCTAAAATTACTTGCCTTGAGATTGGTTATATTTCATCGGCAATGGTTACTGAACTGCTTAGCCCAATTTTAGGGCCCCAGCACTCACCAAGTCGCATGCAGTTCTCCATTTTGCCGAATATTCAGAAGTTATGGCTTGCAGTAGACTATATTACTGACACTATGATTGGTACAATATCTAAAAGCCTCATCTCATTGACCCATCTGGACCTTAGAGATGCGCCAATAATAGAACCATCTGTTACTATAGACCTAACTGATTCTGGTTTACTGTTGATAAATCCACATGGAAAACTTAAACACCTTTCTTTGATCAGAAGCCAGGAGTTCGTTGCTACAGACTTTAAGCGTGTTAATGATCTCGGGATTCTTCTCATGGCTGATAGATGCGCAAGTATGGAAAGTATATGTCTTGGTGGATTTTGTCGAGTCACAGATACAGGTTTTAAAACAATCTTGCATTCTTGTTCTAGCTTATACAAGTTCAAGGTGACTTATGGGAGCCAATTAACTGATCTGGTATTTCATGATATTGATGCCACTTCTCTGGCTCTGACTCATGTTAGCTTAAGATGGTGCAATCTTTTGACAAACCTTTCATTTATTCGATTGGCATCAAACAGAAATCTTAGTGTTTTGGACTTGCGAGACTGTAGGAATCTTGGGGATTCGTCTCTTCAAGCGATTGGTACACTTTCTAAATTGAAGACATTGCTTTTGGATGGTTCTGATATAAGTTGTGTGGGACTTTCATACTTGAAAGAGAATGTCATGAGTTCGATTGTTTCGTTGTCTGTTAGAGGATGCAAGAGGCTTACAGACAAATGCATCTCAATTCTCTTTGATGAATATTCTAGTAGAGAATTAAGAGAACTGGACTTGTCTAATCTTCCCAACCTTTCTGATGCAATTGTACTGCTACTTGCAAAAAGTCGAGTTCAGTTAGTAGAACTTCGAATGAGACAGTGTCCCCTCATAGGTGATACTTCTGTTATGGCATTAGCATCGATGCAGGCTGATGATGACAGCTGTCGTGGAAGTAGTTTGCAACTGCTTGACCTGTTTAATTGCGGAGGTATCACCCCAATTTCATTCCGGTGGTTAAAGAAACCTTATTTTCCTAGATTGAGATGGTTAGGTGTGACGGGGATTGTGAACAGGGATCTTGTGGATGCTTTAGCTCGAAGTAGACCATTTCTGCATGTTTGCTTTTGCGGTGAAGAGCTGGGGACAAACCAGTGGGACAACTCAGATGATATGTACATGCATGATTATGAGGAAGTTGATGAACTCGAACAATGGCTACTTGACGGTGACAACGAGAATGCTGATGAAGACATGGAAGATGCTGAAGATAATGTTGAGAATTGA
- the LOC141666962 gene encoding protein VACUOLELESS GAMETOPHYTES-like, which yields MKFHEGLFHPTHPQHKGLKLEYTVTPFHCDGCKEAGIGLKYSCKQCDFDLHKACAVAVPSNIFTHPFYPRCEFKLYYHPPGPGRRRCDACHKEVLGFTYHCKRCDFDLHPCCANLPQVLNDGENNLYLSHKFSYPCYHCGGKGLGWSYRSENKLYNLHVSCVKELLLESWQATYFNVDKNKIRNLQTDIPKLKGSGARRSGGNVSKKAGFAIRTIVSAVLGDPSAIVAAAMGGFLSL from the coding sequence ATGAAGTTTCACGAGGGCCTTTTTCATCCAACTCATCCACAACACAAAGGGCTTAAGCTCGAATACACTGTCACTCCTTTCCACTGTGATGGCTGCAAAGAAGCTGGAATTGGCCTCAAATACTCATGCAAGCAGTGTGACTTCGACTTACACAAAGCATGTGCAGTTGCTGTACCTTCTAACATCTTCACTCACCCCTTTTACCCTAGGTGTGAGTTCAAACTCTACTACCATCCTCCTGGTCCGGGTAGGAGGAGATGCGATGCCTGTCACAAGGAAGTTCTAGGATTCACATATCACTGCAAGAGATGCGACTTTGATTTGCATCCCTGCTGTGCTAATCTTCCACAAGTGCTAAATGATGGCGAAAATAACCTCTACTTGTCTCACAAATTTTCATATCCATGTTATCATTGTGGAGGAAAAGGACTGGGCTGGTCGTACAGGTCTGAAAACAAATTGTACAATCTTCATGTGTCTTGCGTGAAGGAGTTGTTGCTGGAGAGCTGGCAAGCCACTTATTTCAATGTGGACAAGAACAAGATAAGGAATTTGCAAACTGATATCCCAAAACTTAAAGGATCGGGTGCAAGAAGATCAGGCGGAAATGTGAGCAAAAAGGCTGGCTTTGCAATTCGTACTATCGTCTCTGCAGTTCTTGGCGATCCTAGTGCAATAGTGGCTGCAGCAATGGGAGGTTTCTTGTCGTTGTAA